ACGCGACCGGTGAGGAAATAGTAGCCCCATGAGAAAGCAGCAGTAACGAGAAGGGACATTAGGGTGGTCGCGGATGGACTCAGGGTGTTCAAGGCTCCTCGGTATAGGGTGCGGGCCGAGGCGATGAAAAGGGCACCTATCAGTGCTAATGTGTTGGGGTCTAGAAGTTCGAGCAAATAGTCCACCGATAGCAAAGGGAAGTGTAAAAACTCATTATCTCACGAAAATGGTGGAGAGGCGATGAGGAGCGGCTCACTGACCTGTCCCCCTCATGTCGGATCGTCCGAATGAGAGGATTTTGCTTGAGGGTGCCCCCCCCCCATTTCAAGCAAAGGAACTGAGAAGCACTACATAGGGAGTTTGCCGCTAACGATCAGTAAAAAAATGAAAATCGACCTATAGAAAACTTGGCTTGATTTAAGATCCCCTGCGATCCGAACTTTCTTTGGAGGATATTAGGGGGGATCAGATCGAACAAGAAAGTTGCTCAGGGTATCTGCAAACGCGACTGAAGGGGCGGTGTAGGTCGGTGCTGGTGTGTTGAGACTCCGGACTTCGCTCCCCCGCTCATGCGGCGCCCTCCGGTGCGGGGGTATTAAGATTTTCACTCATTCTGTGAAGAAAGAAAGCGATAACGCTCGCTAAGCCGAACAGCACGGCAAAGAAAAGAAACGAAAATCGCAGGCTCACGGCCTCGGCAATGAGTCCGCCGATGAGGGGCGATACCGTACTCGCCCCGGCATTGGTGGCATAAACGAGGCCGATGGCGCTGGCGCGCTTCCTTTCTTCCACAAGTTCGGTTCCCATGGCGAGCACCAGTATCGGCACCGGCGAGAGAAGAGCGCTCACAGCGACGATGGCGCATATCACGCCGACCGTCGTCGTCACCATCGAAATGGAAGCCATCGCCACCCCGCAGAGCATCGTCAAGACAAGGATGAACAACGTCTTGCTCCCCCTGTCCGACCAGCGGCCTACGATGATCGTCATCACCGTGCCCACGATGAAGTAAGAGGTGATGGCCCAGCCGATGCTCTGAGTGTCGAAGCCGAAATTTTGCGCCAGAAGAAGCGGGAGGAAGGTCATTAGGCCCCTAACCCCGGTGATGCGGAGGCTGGAGAGAGAGACCAGAAGCATCAAGGGTTTGTTCCTGATGAGGGAGCTCAGTGTCGCCTTCGCGGCCTGTTTCATCGGGCGCTCGTCGCGTTGAATGTCGTAGAATAAGCGCCAGACAATTATCGCCATGATCACCCCCGGAATCAGTGCCAAGTGGGCGGCCATACGCCAGCTGGAGAAATAGACCGTCACCCATCCCACGATGACAGGGGTGAGAGTGCTCCCGACATCGCTGCCGCCCGCGAAAATCGCCATGGTGAAGCCGCGCCGGTCGGGGCTCTCTCGGGTAATGAGCGCAATTGCCGGGGGGTGAAAGGCCGAGCATCCCAGCCCGCTGATAAAGACGAAAACCAGAAACACGCCGTATGTCGGGGAAAAGCCGAAGAGGAAAACGGGGAGGGATTGCACAAGGAGCGAGACGGTTAAAACTGTGCGCCATCGCCCGAGATAGTCGCCCAGAAATGAAATGGGGAATTGAAAAATACCGTTGGCAAAAGCATAAAGAGCCGTAATGATGCCGACTTCCACATAGTTCAGATTAAATTCCTTGGCGATGATCGGGATAATTGGCGTCAGGAAATGGATGTAGAATGAATTGACGCCGTGGCTCGCGGCAATGGCGGTAATCTTGATATTTTTCGCCGAATCCATTCAGGATGGCCCTCGGTGTTTGGATATGCCGCAGGGCAGAAGAGTTTTTTCTGAAATTATGCGGCTTTGCTGCCCCTTCCTGGTTTCTAAGCTATCAGCCTACCATTAGGCCGCGTTTCTCAATGGGGTTATTTAAGATTCAATCTATCACGGTGTACATGGCGAATTGTTAATTCACTATGTACAGGTCGGTGTGGTTGTATGGTGCAGGCGGAGGATTGTCTATGTCCTATTACTCTGGCCCCACATAGTTTGATTAGGAATTCGCCATGGACAGGCTATAAAGAAAGGAGGCCGCCATTTCTGGCGGCCCTACTTCATACCCACTTGCCTTACATTGACCTCACGAGATGTCTTCGAAATATAGGGTCAATCATGACAAGAGCTTATTCTAAATGGTGCGCGTGGCAGGAGTCGAACCTGCGACTTCCTGCTCCGGAGGCAGGCGCTCTATCCTCTGAGCTACACGCGCAAAATTTTAATATGCGCTAAAGATTTTTATGGGCCCCATCGCACAATGCGCCGTTAGCGGAATTTTTGCACCCGCAAAATTTATACGCCTCGCCCGCCGTGACGTCCATTATAACTGGCTTGAATTCACCTCCCTTGTGCGCACCGTCGCAAAACGGTTGCCGCGCACTTAGGCCGCAGGCGCACCAGGCAACCTTAGCGTCGACCGTGGCCGTGTAGTGGTAGGGTTTTTTCTGCGCTATCTTTGGCTCTGCCATGAATTTGTCTCCTTGTCCGGGCTATAGATCATTCACTCGAAGCGGGGCCGATTCTAGACCGAATCCCCAACGTTTGGAAAGATGCTCTGCCCAATATCGGCGAGCTGGGTAGAGGCATCCCCGAAGTGAAGAGGAAAGGATATCGTGCCGAAAGCATCGCCTCCCTCAGGGGTCTTGAAAATACTGGAGAAAACCTACGGAGAGGTGAAGTGCGAATTAAGATATGAAACTCCGCTACAGTTGCTCATTGCCACCATTCTCTCGGCCCAGTGTACCGACGTGAGGGTCAATAAGGTTGCGCCTGCGCTGTTTCGCCAATATCCGACGGCTGAAACATTTGCGGCCTCTCGACAAGGGGATATCGAGAAAATCATCTATTCTCTCGGATTCTATCGCCAGAAAACCAAATCTATTCGCTCCTGCTGCAAGGTCATCTCCGAGCGCCATGGCGGCCAAGTACCCCGGCAGATGGATGATTTGGTCCAGCTTGCTGGTGTCGGGCGGAAAACGGCGAATGTCGTCCTCAACGAGGCATTTGGTCTGCCAGCCATCGCGGTCGATACCCATGTTTTGAGGACAGGCGCCCGTCTCGGATGGATCGCCACTCGCGATCCGGTGAAGGCTGAATTTGAAATCATGGAGCGGGTGCCTAAAAAATGGTGGAGAAAGTTCTCTCTCCTCATGATTCACCATGGCAGGCAGTGTTGTAGAGCACGCGGGCCAGCCTGTGTCTCCTGCCCGGTGCTTAGGAAATGCCCTTGGGGTCTTGAAAAGGTGTCTGGTGATTAAGAATTAGTTGGTGCCTCGGGTCTTTCTCTTTGTGGTTAGCGTATCCGTGGATTTTTTTGCCGTTCGTTTCTTCGCCCGTCGTTTTTTTCGGGTAACTTTCTTTTTTCGCACCTTCGATTTCCGCGAGCCGGGCACCTTTATCCGCATGCCCACGTCGAGCATGCTGGGGTGCTCGATGACCGACCGGTTGAGCCCCATGAGCGTTTTGACGTTGGTTTTATAGCGGCGAGCCACCTTGGCCAGCGTGTCGCCGCGTTTTATCCGGTAGGTGTTTTTGGTGCTACGGCGTCGGCTTCTTTTTTTTCTGGCCGTCTTTTTTGTGCGTCTACGTTTTGATTTTTTTACGCGCCGCCGTTTTTTTGATTTGGATTTATTGACAGGGACTCGAATGTTTGTACCAGAATCGAGGATGGAGGGGTGCTCAATCCGGGTGGTGTTGAGGCCCATCAAAACGGCCACAGTCGTTCCGTAGCGCCGGGCGATTTTGGCGACGGTGTCTCTGGAACGAACCCGGTAAACGCCTGGGGTACCGGCTCTGAGCCGGACCTCGGTTTTCTCGATTTTTTTGGTTTCTCTTGCCTCGCGGCTGTTCTCGGAGGGGATGAATTCCTCTTTTGCCTCGCCGCCCTCCATTCGGGAACTACTCGAGGTTTTGGGCATCCTCCTACCAGGTAGTTCAGTGACGGATTTGGAATTTTTCTCTATGTCCGTTGATTCGATCTCTGCGGCCGGTTCGGCATCGGCGACCTGCGCCTCGGTCCTTTTCGTCTTTCGCTCCCTGACGTGGGTGAGGATGTTGTTGCTTTTCCCTTCCTTGAAATAAAATTCCTCGAGTCCATAACCAACGTTCACCGAGGCGGGGCTAATGGTGATGGCCTGGTCGAGTTCGCGTTGCGCTGCCTGGCTTTCTCCTTCGGTTTCGAGGATGGCCGATAGGAACACACGCGGCAGCGCCAGTTTCGAGTTCAATCGCAGTGTCATTTGAAGCGCCTGTTTGGCTTTTTGGCGCTCTCCGTGTTCTTGATACATGGCGCCGAGGAAAAAGTGTGGCTCGGCGAGGTCCGGGTCTGATTTAATGGAGCGCTTGAAGGATTCTTGGGCCTTGAGTCGCTCAAGGGTCGAGTATTGCAAAACGCCTAGGTTGTAGAGAGAAAGCGCGTCCCCAGGATCGATGCGAATTGCTTTTTTAAAAAATCCACGGGCTTTGGCCGGTTTTTTTTGCAGCCGGTTGATGATTCCGAGGTTGTAGTAGCCGTCCACGAAGTCGGGATCGCTTTTGATCGATCTTTGAAAAGAGTCAATCGCGGAGTTTGTTTGTTCTTGATGGTATGCGATGACACCCATGCGAAAGTTGGCTTCGGGATGACCGGAGCAAAGATCGAGTGCCTGCTTGAAGTACTGGACGGTTAGACGGCTTTCGTCGTTGAACTCATTTGCCTGCTTGACGATGTAATCTGCGCGCAGGCACCGCAAGCGGCTGAGTCTAGCTTCCTCGGCGGACATCTTTGTCCCCCGCCTGAGGGGGTCGATGTTCTCCCTTCGCAGGGGGGGGAGAGTTGTTTGGGTAATGTCGCCCGTTATTGGCGGCGGGGCGTCTCCGGGCGCGGGCGCAGCCTGACCGGCCCATATGGCGGAGGGCAAAGACAGCATTCCCGCTAGAAAATACGATAATACCCAGGATGTGCGGGGAGGGAGCCAAAGGCGGCAAACAAACGCCATGTCCATGCATTTCCCGCGGCGGAGAGAGACGCTGAAGAACTAATTGTTTTTATTGTATTTGTATAGTGCTGCCCGGCGCAAGGCCATAAATGGAAAAATACGTATTTTCCGTGAGTTTGAGCCTCTTTTTCAATATCTGAGCGTTTTTGGGGTTCGGGGTTGTTAAAGAGCGCCGCTAGCGGACATCGAAAATGTTCAAAACCATTGCCATCGGGGTCTAAATTGTCGGTGTGTGGCGGACTTGAACGCAGCTGGCATCCTGAGTGTGAGATGCATCTAGCCAGGAGTGATTTCCTTGGTAGCTAGGGTTTTTCCTCAATTTTTTCTCTGAGTCCAGGAAAGGTGGCGAGGACGCGCTTGAGCCCACTCCGAGCAAGCTGATCGCTGCGCTGCCATATGAAGCCGTTTGCAGCATAGCGGGGGAGCAGGAGCAGGTTGTCGAGCAGGTATATCTGCTCTTCGTTGAATGTGGCTTCCCATAGAATTTCGCCGTTTTTCGTGCTGACGAGATAGGCAGTATATGTGACGTGGGAGCCCTTATCGCCAGCGAAGGGGCCTCCCGAGCGGTTCCTGAATTTTGTGATGACTCCGGTGAGTACGGCATCAAGTGGCGGTTCATTGCCGACCTTGTCAGAGGACTTGGCCACCGTGTCAATTGTGATTTTCTTTTTGGGGGCCTCGATTCGGCCCTCAAAATATTCTCCGGGATAAACGATTTCGATGTTCGTCAGGTAGGGTTGAACTGTGGAAACGAATTTGTTGACCTTGTCCTTGAGCCAGGCGGAGTCGCTGGCCTGGTTTCGTATTCCCTCGCTCCGAGCCCCGTGCAGGCGAAACTCAAGTTCAATTTCATCGTCTTCAGTTGGGGGCGGGGGGTGGACCTCAAATCGGGCCGAGGGTTTGAGCCCCTCATAAAAAATATTTGCGATCTGGACGCCAGCTTTGTCTACCCCTGACTCGTTGCGGAAGGCGACCACCCCGATGCGCCTGAGACGGTGGGCGCTGATCTTTTGCGATGTTCGTGAAACGACCCCACTTGGCGCAGCGAAACTCGCTCCGATGTCGGCATTGCGCCCTCCACTGCAACCGACAACAGTGAGGCTGAGGGCTATAACGAGGGTAAAATATGCGCCTAGGCATTTCATTGGAATCATCTCCCTGGCAGCCGGTGGAATAGCGCCGACAACAACTTAATATGCCACCCGCCGGGGCGGGGGACAAGCGCGGGCTCGGGGGCCCAAAATCACTTGTATGGTCTATTAGACTTGGGAGGTAGACAGAGTGGGGCAGAGATTCATATAATCCAGTTACTATCTCAGTCTAATAACGGCAAGCCCTTAGCTTATAGGAGCAACCAGATGTCCCCTGCGCAGAACGGCGGCGGTGAAACCATTCTAGAACTTCGTGACCTTAAAACACACTTTCACACGCCCGATGGTGTTGTGAAGGCAGTAGACGGGGTTTCGTATTCACTCAAGGCAGGTGAGACACTAGGCGTGGTGGGCGAGTCGGGTTGTGGCAAGTCTGTCACTGCGCTCTCGATTCTGCGGCTCATTCCCACGCCGCCTGGTCGCATTTCCGGTGGTGGTATCCACTTCAAGGGTCAAGATTTGACTAAAATGAAGACGAATGATCTCAGGAAGATTCGGGGTAACGAGATTTCGATGATCTTCCAGGAGCCCATGACGAGTCTGAACCCGGTTTTCACCATTGGCTTTCAGATTGCCGAGGCCGTAATGCTCCATCAGGGGCTCTCAAAAAAAGATGCTCTCAACAAGTCGGCTGAGATGCTTGACCTCGTGGGAATCCCCTTGCCGTTCCAGCGGATTAAGGAGTATCCCCATCAGCTCTCGGGCGGTATGCGCCAGCGGGCGATGA
The window above is part of the Nitrospinaceae bacterium genome. Proteins encoded here:
- a CDS encoding tetratricopeptide repeat protein, coding for MAFVCRLWLPPRTSWVLSYFLAGMLSLPSAIWAGQAAPAPGDAPPPITGDITQTTLPPLRRENIDPLRRGTKMSAEEARLSRLRCLRADYIVKQANEFNDESRLTVQYFKQALDLCSGHPEANFRMGVIAYHQEQTNSAIDSFQRSIKSDPDFVDGYYNLGIINRLQKKPAKARGFFKKAIRIDPGDALSLYNLGVLQYSTLERLKAQESFKRSIKSDPDLAEPHFFLGAMYQEHGERQKAKQALQMTLRLNSKLALPRVFLSAILETEGESQAAQRELDQAITISPASVNVGYGLEEFYFKEGKSNNILTHVRERKTKRTEAQVADAEPAAEIESTDIEKNSKSVTELPGRRMPKTSSSSRMEGGEAKEEFIPSENSREARETKKIEKTEVRLRAGTPGVYRVRSRDTVAKIARRYGTTVAVLMGLNTTRIEHPSILDSGTNIRVPVNKSKSKKRRRVKKSKRRRTKKTARKKRSRRRSTKNTYRIKRGDTLAKVARRYKTNVKTLMGLNRSVIEHPSMLDVGMRIKVPGSRKSKVRKKKVTRKKRRAKKRTAKKSTDTLTTKRKTRGTN
- a CDS encoding MFS transporter, which codes for MDSAKNIKITAIAASHGVNSFYIHFLTPIIPIIAKEFNLNYVEVGIITALYAFANGIFQFPISFLGDYLGRWRTVLTVSLLVQSLPVFLFGFSPTYGVFLVFVFISGLGCSAFHPPAIALITRESPDRRGFTMAIFAGGSDVGSTLTPVIVGWVTVYFSSWRMAAHLALIPGVIMAIIVWRLFYDIQRDERPMKQAAKATLSSLIRNKPLMLLVSLSSLRITGVRGLMTFLPLLLAQNFGFDTQSIGWAITSYFIVGTVMTIIVGRWSDRGSKTLFILVLTMLCGVAMASISMVTTTVGVICAIVAVSALLSPVPILVLAMGTELVEERKRASAIGLVYATNAGASTVSPLIGGLIAEAVSLRFSFLFFAVLFGLASVIAFFLHRMSENLNTPAPEGAA
- the nth gene encoding endonuclease III, with translation MPKASPPSGVLKILEKTYGEVKCELRYETPLQLLIATILSAQCTDVRVNKVAPALFRQYPTAETFAASRQGDIEKIIYSLGFYRQKTKSIRSCCKVISERHGGQVPRQMDDLVQLAGVGRKTANVVLNEAFGLPAIAVDTHVLRTGARLGWIATRDPVKAEFEIMERVPKKWWRKFSLLMIHHGRQCCRARGPACVSCPVLRKCPWGLEKVSGD
- a CDS encoding ABC transporter ATP-binding protein, translating into MSPAQNGGGETILELRDLKTHFHTPDGVVKAVDGVSYSLKAGETLGVVGESGCGKSVTALSILRLIPTPPGRISGGGIHFKGQDLTKMKTNDLRKIRGNEISMIFQEPMTSLNPVFTIGFQIAEAVMLHQGLSKKDALNKSAEMLDLVGIPLPFQRIKEYPHQLSGGMRQRAMIAMALSCNPSILLADEPTTALDVTIQAQILDLLYKLKDELGTAIIMITHDLGLIAETCQRVVVMYAGKIVEEAPIDEIFANPLHPYTIGLLNSVPKLRTSTTDTEKVRLQEIPGIVPSLHRLPTGCYFNPRCNEVVDNCRQAEPELKEVSPGHFVRCLLRD
- a CDS encoding CDGSH iron-sulfur domain-containing protein, with protein sequence MAEPKIAQKKPYHYTATVDAKVAWCACGLSARQPFCDGAHKGGEFKPVIMDVTAGEAYKFCGCKNSANGALCDGAHKNL